The DNA segment AGAAAACTGGACGATAATCTTTTTATATTTGAGCTTTATCATGGTGATACCGGTACTTTTAAGGACTATGGGGTTGCTTACCTTACATCTGCGCTGGAAACCATACTTCAGCTTCACGGAGAAAAATCCATTCTTCTGGATGTAACTACAGGTGAACTGGGAGCGTGTATGTCCAGAGCCCTTAAGGATAAAAAGCTTTTAAAGTCTGTTCTTGTTGCCCCAAAGGGAAAATTCCGTGGTTTGAGCGAAGAGGATTTTGCCTGGAACGGCGGAAATATTTTTCCTGTAGAAGTGGACGGCACGGAGGAAGACTGTCATAATCTGGTCCGCAGTATTTTTTCTGACAGGGAACTAATTGAAAAATATAATCTTACCGTTGCAAATACTGCCAACATCGGACGGCTTCTGCCTCAGGCTTTCTTTTATACCTACGCTTTTTCAAGACTTAAGAAGCAGGTAAGCGGCGACATTTATTATGCCCTTTCTGCCGGTAATTACGGAAATCTTGTATCCGGTCTGTACGGATGGCAGCTTTCTCTTCCGGTAAACGGTTTTATTGTTCCTGCATCAAAGGAGATTCAGTGTGATCCTGTCGGACGCTGTGTCGTAATGGATGGAATGATACCGGTTGAACAGCGTAAGCCGATAGATCCTTCTGACCCGTCAAATGTGGAGCGCCTGGAAAATGTGTTTAAGGCAAATTCCCTCATGCTTCACAGTTTTGTTTTTCCGGCAGAAGTTTCTCAGGAAGATAAGAATTCTGCCTGCAGGGAACTGTTTAAGAAGTATCATGTTTATGCAGACAGTGATACTTCCGCAGCTTATGCAGCTGCATTAAAACGCAGTGAGATTTGTGAGGACGACGGCTGTGTAGTAATCGTTGCCAGAGACGATCCGTTTATGGATAAGGATTTCCTCAGACATAATCTTGGGGAAATTCCTGAGGCACCTGCAAATGTTAAGGCTGCATTTTCTCCTGCGGACTGTCCTCGTCCTGCAATTAAGCCTGGTGACAGGGAAGCCCTCATATCAGTACTTAATTCCCTGAATCTTCTTCGTATTTTTTAATTCAGGTCTTTATAAAAAAAAGAGCCGTCATTACCGGAATCAGTTTTCCGATAGTGACGGCTCTAATGTTTTAAGCCGGATTATTTCTTCTTTTTATCCGATGTCTTTTTAACAACTGGAGCTTTCTTAACAGAAGCTGTCTTTTTTGTAGCCGCAGTTGTTTTCTTCGTTGCCGGAGCCTTCTTTGCTGTGGCAGTTGTTTTCTTTACGGCTGCCGTTGTCTTCTTAGCCGTAGCTTTCTTAACAGAAGCTGTCTTTTTTCCGCTGAGAGCTTTAATAAGAAGCCCGCACTGATATTCTGCTTTTGCATAAGCCTTCTCAAGGTCAGTCCGGATTTTTTCTCTGCCGGCATTTCCGCTTACCGTCAGTGCAATATAAATGTACCAGAGGGAAGCTTCAAACATTTCTTTGTTGAACCATCTTATTCCGTTAAATTCATTTGCACCGCAGAGAAGCCTTCCGTGTTTTTCAGAAACAAGAAGTTCTGCCGCTTCAGAAGCCTTCTTTGATTTTGCAAGAGAAGAAAGAATGAAGAATTTTGTAAACTCATTTTTGAGGGATTCATCCCTGACTGCTGCTTTTACAGTAAGTTCTCCCAGCTTTCTGTCCAGACCGAAGGCAATGCAGTTTTCACTTCCGCAGGAAATTACGGCTGCAGCTGTTCCTGCAATAAGGGCTGTATCAGGGTACTCCCTGAATCCGGAAGAAAGGGTTTTAGTTTTTGAAGAAACTGCTGCATAAAGTGAATCCATTGCTTTTGTAAATGCAGTCCATCTCTGGGCAGCGGAAGCAGTTTTTGTTTTTGCAGCAGATGTTTTTTTAGCTGTCTTAGTTTTTGAAGTAACAGTTTCTGCTTTAAGTTTTTCTTCCGTAAATTTTATTTCTTCGGCATAGTATGCAAGGCCTGCTTCTTTAAGGGCTTTTACAGCCTTTGTGAATTCTGCCTTCTTTATTTCTTTAAGAGAATCCAGCATTTTAAGGAAGTCTGCGTTTACAAAGTTTTCCAGAGCTTCGTAAAGTTCCCTGTACTTGTATTCCTGCCATGCAACTTCAAGATCTGTTACGCCTTTTCCGTTAAGTAGGGTACAGAGGGTTTCGTATTTTTTATCAGCTCCGTCTGCAACCTGCTGAATGTCGATGTAAACCTGATATTCAAATCCGTTGAGGGAAACGAACATTCCGTTATCCAGAATGTCGCTGGAACG comes from the Treponema rectale genome and includes:
- a CDS encoding pyridoxal-phosphate dependent enzyme, whose protein sequence is MRFVSTRNADNIVGFKEAVTKPVTADGGLYVPYAADDLRRWILYADENTSFSSLAGALTSALVNEEFSPIICETIATRAFRTDPVLRKLDDNLFIFELYHGDTGTFKDYGVAYLTSALETILQLHGEKSILLDVTTGELGACMSRALKDKKLLKSVLVAPKGKFRGLSEEDFAWNGGNIFPVEVDGTEEDCHNLVRSIFSDRELIEKYNLTVANTANIGRLLPQAFFYTYAFSRLKKQVSGDIYYALSAGNYGNLVSGLYGWQLSLPVNGFIVPASKEIQCDPVGRCVVMDGMIPVEQRKPIDPSDPSNVERLENVFKANSLMLHSFVFPAEVSQEDKNSACRELFKKYHVYADSDTSAAYAAALKRSEICEDDGCVVIVARDDPFMDKDFLRHNLGEIPEAPANVKAAFSPADCPRPAIKPGDREALISVLNSLNLLRIF